From Anaplasma ovis str. Haibei:
ACGTCATGGTTACTGGGCACGCGCTCATAATGGTCTTTTTCATGATAATGCCCGCTCTGACTGGGGGGTTTGGGAACTGGTTCGTCCCACTGCTAATTGGCGCCCCAGATATGGCGTTTCCGCGGTTAAATAACCTGAGCTTTTGGATGCTCGTGGCATCGCTTGCGCTGCTGTTTTGTTCAGTGTTGATTGGAGACGGCCCGGGGACGGGTTGGACTTTATACCCTCCATTGTCATATCTGTCTTCACACCCAGATGCATCCGTAGACATGGCGATATTGGCATTACACCTTGCGGGTATATCTTCGATAGTTGGGTCTATAAACTTCATAGTAACGATTTTCAACATGCGTGCCCACGGTATGACGCTGCTAAAGATGCCGCTGTTCGTGTGGACCATACTGCTCACTTCATTCATGCTCATAGTATCACTCCCCGTACTTGCTGGAGCAATTACAATGCTTCTGACTGACCGCAACTTCGGCACCAGCTTTTTTAACCCATCAGGTGGTGGTGACCCAATACTTTTTCAGCATCTGTTCTGGTTTTTCGGGCACCCGGAAGTATACGTGATAATATTTCCAGCGTTTGGAATCATAAGCCAAATAGTTTCTACATTTTCCCACAAGGCGGTTTTTGGATACCTGGGGATGGTATTTGCACTGGTTGGAATAGCAACGGTCGGATTGGTAGTTTGGGCACACCACATGTTTACTACCGGCTTGAGCACGGAAATGATCACATACTACAGCGTCACTACTATGTTGATAGGGGTGCTAACCGGGATCAAGGTATTTAGCTGGATAGCCACTATGTGGGGAGGAAAGATAGAGTTTAAGACCCCAATGCTTTTCGCGATAGGATTCATCTTCGTGTTCACGGTCGGCGGTTTGACTGGCATAGTAGTATCACACGGGGGGGTGGATAAAGTTCTGCATGACACATACTACGTGGTTGCCCATTTTCACTATGTGATGTCGATCGCGGCACTTTTTGCGGCGTATGCGGGGTTTTATTACTGGGTAGGTAAGATGTCAGGTAAGCAGTACCCTGAGCTTATGGGAAAAATACACTTCTGGTTAACCTTTATTTCGACCAACATCGCGTTTTTCCCTCAGCACTTTTTGGGGCTCGCCGGCATGCCTAGAAGAATTCCTGACTATCCAGATGCCTTTGCTCCGTGGAATTATGTGTCCTCCATAGGTGCGGGCCTTTCTTTTCTGTCTGCACTGCTGTTCATAGCAATTGCAATATACACATTGAAGAGGGGTAAGGCGGCTGAGGCAAACCCGTGGGGAGGTGATACTTTGGAGTGGACTATCCCCTCGCCCGCCCCGTTTCACACTTTTGAGGAAATTCCCAAGTTGGACTAAAGGACACATATGACAGCAACTTTTATCGAGGCCTCCCGAGAGAAAAGCCCCGTGGCTCTTTCCTCAGTTGGTGACTACATTCAGCTGCTCAAGCCCAGAATAATGTGTTTGGTGGTGTTTACTGCAATAACCGGAATGCTAATCGCACCGGGAACTATTCACCCACTAATAGGGCTTGTATCCACAGTGTGCGTGGCCATAGGTGCGGGAGCAGCTGGTGCGTTTAATATGTGGTACGATAGCGACATCGACGCGATTATGGACCGTACCAAAGGTCGACCTATACCTGCAGGTAAAATTCGTAGGGAACAAGCATTGGAGTGCGGCATGGTGCTTGCTACGCTATCGGTGTTTGTTATGGCAATAGCGGTGAACCATGTATCTGCGCTCCTTCTAGCGGGAAGCATTGTTTCTTATGCAGTAGTTTATACAATGCTACTGAAAAGGCGCACACCGCAGAATATAGTAATTGGCGGCATCGCGGGCGCTTTCCCACCAGTAATAGGCTGGGCTTCGGTTTCCGGAGCGCTATCACTTGAGAGCTTGTCTTTGTTTGCAATAATATTCACGTGGACACCTCCGCACTTTTGGGCCATTGCCCTACTCACTTCAGAGGAATACAAAAAAGCAAACGTTCCCATGTTGCCTGTGTATTGCATACACAAAACCAGAGCGCACATACTGTTGTATAGTATAATCCTTGCGGTCGTGGCAGCAACGCCGGGCTTGTTTGTGAAAAACCCTATCCTATATGAAACTTTGGCAACCGGCTTGAGTGCGACGTTTATCGCCTACGCCGTTGCTGTGTTCCGGGAAAAGGGGCAGCCGTCACATCGGACATGCATGGGGCTGTTTAAATATTCTATATATTACCTGTTTCTACTGTTTGCCACAGTGATAGCTTGCGGGCACTAGCCCTGGGTAATGACAGCCGCACACCAATTACAGTGATTCTTCTCTCTGCGCATCCTCCACAGTTTCCTCTCCGACATCAGCATTGCCAGAGGGAGTGGGCACAGCGCTCTCTCCCTGATTATCTCCCTCCTCTTCAATTGAGGTTCCTTCCCGCCCGGCTTGCGCATGGTCCTCTCCGCCCAATAGGCGCTCAGCTCTAGCGCGCCATATGTTGCTTTCGTCTAATTTAGAGAGGTACGCAGCCGCCGATTTGTGGTCCCCCAAAGCTGTGTATGCCTCCATCAACCGGTACAACCCTTCGTTAGTGTACGCTGAATCTGGATATGCAGATATCAGAGATCTGAACCTCTTGATTGCGGCTATATATCCCCCTCGCCTGAGGTAAAACTTACCAATCATGAATTCCCTAGCGGCCAAGTGTTGTTTCACGGCAGCAAGCCTTTCGGAAACCTCGCCCAGGTGGCGCGAGTTGGGAAACATGCGCACAAACTCGTAAGCAAGGTTCCTAACTTCTAGGGCAATTCCCTGATCTAACCCAAGATCGGGTATCTGCATGTACTTAGCTAGAATCCTGACGTAGTAAGCGTAGTCTATACTCTTACTACTAGGGTAGGAATCAATATAGCCCTCCGCAAGAGAGGCAGACTCAGCGTAGTTACCGAGCTCATAATGCGCCACCGCAGCAACTAAACTGCCGTCTATCGCCATTTGCGAAAACGGATATAGAGCTTCTATCTTGTCAAAGACCGCTACAGCCTTCTTATACTGCCCTTCATGGAACAGCCTGAGACCGTCTTCGTAGAGCTTATGTACCCCTTCTTCAGTGAAGGGCGCAGCGACAACGGGGGGCGTAACACAGAAAATGGACAGAGCAACCAAAACAGCGCACAAAAAGCCAGTACGAGGAGCCACGAAACCACACCAAACAAACGTCAGAGAGCCATTAAACCACGCAACCAGACCCATAGCAAGTCTTTTGTCCTACAGGATTCCCGAATATATTCCTGCTAGTTTTGCATGTTGCACAAAACCCTATTGACAAACTGACGATTTGTGGTAGCGTGGCGGTGGCATTTCGTGGTCTTGATGGTCTCTTGTAGGGGGCGGGATGAATGTTCTGGTTGTCGGCTCCGGGGGTAGGGAGCATGCCCTGTTGGACTGCCTGAGCTGTTCCCCCATGTTAACTCGTCTGTTTGTTGCCCCTGGGCGCGAAGCCATGGCGGACTTAGCAACTTTGGTAGACGTAGATGTAACCAACTTTATTGAGGTTGCGCAGGTCTGCAAGCGCGAGAAAATAGACCTAGTTGTTGTTGGTCCTGAGTTACCGCTGATTAGTGGGCTGTCCGACGCGCTCACTGATGAGGGTATTTTTGTTTTTGGCCCATCCAGAGCCGCATCCAGGCTTGAGGCCTCCAAGGGGTTTACCAAAGAGCTGTGCGCCCGTTACAACATCCCCACGGCGAAGCACGGGTATTTTATGGATATCGGCTCCGCCAAGCAGTTCGTAAAGAGAAGTAAGCTGCCACTAGTGGTAAAGGCTGACGGGCCTGCTCAGGGAAAGGGCGTTGTAATATGCCACACCCTGGAGGAAACTTATGATGCATTAGACGCCATGCTTGTGCAGGGCAAGTTCGGCAAAGCTGGCGAGGCAGTTGTGGTGGAGGAGTTCCTGGACGGCAAGGAGATCAGCTTCCTCACCTTGATAGATGGCACCAACCCAGTGGTGCTCGGAGCTGTGCAGGATTACAAGCCTGTGTATGACGGGAACAAAGGGCCAAATACCGGAGGTATGGGAGCATATTCAACTCCGGGAATCATAACTGAAGAGATGGAACACTTGATAGTGCAGAGGATAATATATCCAACCATCAAGGCCATGTTTAACATGGGAATACAATTCAGGGGGTTACTGTTTGCTGGCATAATGATCAAAAAGAACGAGCCCAAGCTTTTGGAATATAACGTTAGGTTTGGAGACCCAGAAACGCAGGCAATGTTGCCTAGATTGGATTCAGATCTGCTGAAACTCATGTCCCTAGCGGCAAAAGGTAGGTTGGGCAGCGAGGTAGTTTCTCTCAATCGCAAATCGGTTGTCTGTGTAGTCGTGGCCAGCAAGGGCTATCCGGGGCCTTATGAATCTGGCTCCGTAATAGGTGGGCTGGACGAGGTTGCCAGGTCTTCTAGCGTCAAAGTTTTTCACGCAGGTACAAAGCGGGTTGGAAATAACTGGGTTTCTGCCGGCGGTAGGGTTTTGAATATAGTGGCCGAAGCGGATGACTTGGCCACCGCTAAGCATCAGGCCTACGCAGCCTTAGATTTATTAGACTGGCCTGGCGGCATGTATAGATATGACATAGGCGCCTGTGAATAGCCTCGCTTGCTTGCTGCGTACGCGGGTGGCGTGTGTTCACGCCCTGGGCCACATCTGGTCGTGCATTGGTTAGCATCTTAGTTGTCCCCTTGACAGCACACCTGCCCTTTGGTAGATTGCGCAATACGTTTTTGGTAGGTTCAATGCTTTTATTTCCTAGTGCCTTGTTCGCCGCTACGGCTGCGGCCCCAGCGCCTACTGCTGGGCTGGGGGCCTCCATCGCTGGGTTTGCTCCGTTGGTTTTCATATTTTTGATTTTCTACTTCTTGGTCATAAGGCCACAACAGAAAAAGCTCAGGGAGCATAACAAGTTGTTGGACAGCATAAAAAAGGGGGACAAGGTCATAGCGTCAGGTGGGCTCTTGGGTACGGTAACTAAGGTTGATGCAAGCAACGGGCACCTGCACATAGAAGTTGCAACAGGAGTGGAAGTTAGGGTGCTGAAGTCGTCTGTGTCAGAGGTGCTTAATAGGGATGGAACCGGTAAGAGTGCCCATGTGGGCAAGTCTCAGTCAACTGCAAAAAGCTGGTAGTTAGTGTGGCGGCTCTCTGGCGTCCTTTCTTGAATAACAAACCAGCGGGTAGTCTGCTGTCCCTGTTCTCAGTCGGGTGTCCTTATGTGTGGTGTGTTAGGAGTCGTTAGCAGTTGTCAGGCAGTTCCTCTGCTGCTATGTGGCCTGCGCCAGCTCGAGTATAGGGGGTATGACTCGTGCGGAATTGCGGTTCTAGACCGTGACATTCAGGTAAGGCGTTCATGCGGTAAGGTTGCCACGCTCAGCGAATTGGTGTCTTCAGAGGGGGGCGCTCTACGGGGCAATGTTGGTATAGCGCACACCAGGTGGGCTACGCACGGGGTTCCGAAGGTTGAAAATGCGCATCCGATATGCGTGGGCAAGGTGGCAGTAGTTCACAACGGAGTCGTTGAGAACTATCCGTCTATCAGGGAACGTCTTGAGGGCAGTGGCAGCAGGTTCTCCACTGATACTGACACGGAAGTCATACCCCACCTGGTCGAGTCTTTGCTGCAAGCCGGATTGTCCCCAAGACATGCAGTCCGGAAAGCGTTGGAAGAGATAGAAGGCAATTTTGCAGTAATATTCATGTTAGCGGGATACAACAGTTTGTTGGCAACCTGCAGAATGCTGCCTATAGTCGTCGGCCAAGGCCCATATGCAAACCTGGTATCCTCAGACGAATATGTCTTGAGTAAATATGCACAGAGGATTTGTTATCTGAAGGACAATCACATAGCCGAAATTTCGCTCAATGACGTCAAGATCTATAACGAGAGTGATGAGGCACTTAACTACGAAACAATACTCATCCGCACGCCCAACACAAACACCGACAAGGCGCCGTACGACCATTTCATGCTGAAGGAGATACACGAACAACCCGGTGTGATACGCAATACAATAAACCAGTTTATCAGTTGTGAAAGCGTCGAGTTCGCATGTGACGCGAACCTGTTTAAATCCTTGACCCATTTGACAATAGTGGGGAGCGGATCATCTTACATGGCCGGCCTGATCGCAAAATACTGGTTGGAAAGCATAGCAAACATCAGGGTGCTGTTAAGTATAGCATCGGAGTTTCGCTACCATCGCATGCAGATATCGGAAAACGACGTGTTCTTGTTCATATCCCAATCCGGGGAAACCGCTGATACACTGGCAGCTTTACGCCATGCAAAAAGGCAAAATGGCACAGTCATTAGCTTGACGAACGTCCCGCGAAACAGCATGGAGAATATATCAGATATTGCCCTCAAGATCCTCGCAGGACCGGAAGTTGGTGTCGCATCAACCAAAACTTTCTCTGCACAATTGGCAGTGCTTGCATGCTTCTCTTTGTGGCTTGCAAAAGTTAGGTGTGTTGTGGCACAGAGCACCTACAAGCAGTTGTTTGAGGCACTTCAGTGCATGGCACAACACGCGTCGGAGGCCCTTGTAACCTCCATAGAACCCGTAGCTGATCTCATATTGCACTACAACCGCGTAATAATAATGGGTAGAGGAACCTGCTACGGAGTTGCGCTGGAAGCCGCACTAAAAATTAGGGAATTGTCCTACATCCACACCATAGGTATCGCGTCTGGAGAGCTTAAGCATGGTTCCATAGCACTTGTGGATGAATCTCTTCCCGTCGTAGCAATTGCGCCATACAACGAGACGTTCACCAAAAACCTGGTTAGCATACAGGAGGTGTCAGCAAGGAAGGGTATGGTTGTAGCCTTCACAGACGGAAAGGGGGCACGGAAGCTCAAGCATCTGTGTAAAGCAATAGTAGAACTGCCCGAGACAAACGCCTTCTCCCTGCCTATAGTATATACGATAGCCGCACAACTTCTGGCGTACAGAATTGCAGTAAAGAAGGGGTTGGATGCGGACCAGCCCCGTAACTTAGCAAAATCAGTCACCGTAGAGTAAGCCCCCATAGCCAAATGGAACTAGCTGACGGAGTAGGCCAGTAGCAAGTGTGAGCACACTGTTTCACTATGGCAGCAATGGTTGTAGTAGCTCGAATATCTTCCTAGGCAAAACGCGTCACACGCATTAGTACCTGTAGCAATGTCGCTCCGCAATAACTGCGCTTTGTCTGCAGCAACTACATGACCAGCGCGCAGCTCCGGAGAGCGCATGAAAGGGGAACAACATACTTGAGAAGGAAGATTATTGCGTGACCGCCGACGCGGGTAGCATGGTAGCTTACAGTGCAATCATATTCTCATGGGCATTATTATGTGCAAGGAACCACCGGGTTCTTTATCTTGAATCAGTACAGCAGCGTTACCATCTTGAAACACGATCTCACACGCCCCCTTCATGCAACCCAATACCTCAATGAGATACCTGGCATTGAGCCCAATAGTAACTTCGCCGCCCTTATAATCTACTTCAAGTTCTTCTCTGGCATCACCCTGGTCAGACGATGCGGAGCTGAGAGTGAGCTTACCGCGAGTGAACGACAGCTTTATGGCCTTGACCTTATCAAAAACCACTACGGAAACGCGGTCCACAGCACTTAGAAGAGAGCACGCATCCATAGACACGCTAGCACCCCTCTCTTGCGGAATTATGGATAAATAATCAGGGAACACCCCGTCAACAACCTTGGATACCATAAAGTACCCCCTGTATCTGAAGCATATCTTGCGTTGCGAGATGCTTACAGACACAACTTGGGACGCATCACCCCCACCGCTTATTATCTTCAAAAGCTCGTTCACCGTTTTTCTTGGCACAATAACACCAACATTGGGTTGCAAGCCGTCCGGCCTGTTAATTTTCGCTAGTGATAAGCGATGCCCATCAGTTGCCACGCAGCACAGCATATCTTCCGCAACGTGCATGTACACGCCCCTGAGGTTGTACCTACTCTCCTCAACGGACATGGAAAACTTTGTCTTGTTTAGCAATTCAGCAAGATGAGGTGCCTGCACATCAAAACCGCAGTCAACCTCACCACCCTCAATTGCGGGAAACTTCTCCGGTGCCACAACGTGGAGAAAGAATTTTGCATTTCCGCACTCAACGAGCAATCGCCCGTTGCTCATCTTGAAGCTCACCGAGCAGTCACCCGAAAGCTTCCTTACAATGTCATACAACAACTGAGCAGAAGCAACCGCGACCCCATCACTCACGACACCGGCGTTAACACGTGCCTCTATTGAGATATCAAGATCAGTCGAAGACAGCTCAACAACACCGTCTTTGGCTTCTAACCTTACGCACGACAGCACCGCTATACTGTTGCGCCTCTCTATAACGCTGCTGACGTAGGCCAAGGACTGCAGCAAATCCTCTCTGCTTATACTGCACTCCAACCCACCACCCACTTTGGTATCCATAAGCACCATACAGAGTTGAGGATTCTAAACGCAACAGGCTCCCGTGTCAACAACCCGTACTGGCCCTGGTTAGGCAGTGCAGGATAACAACACGGGCAGACACTTATGCAACAGTACAGCGGAAACCGCGCGCTTGGCGCGTATTTGTCTATACCACCAACACGGAATTTGGACTACCACAACAAAAAAGTGCAATCGTATAGACCTACGCCTAAAGTTGCGTCTGGTGGCTGAAAATATCTACACCATCCCAGCCTAACAAATCCAACTCTGCTCTTGCAGGAATAAATTTGAAGCAGGATTCGGCGAGTTCCTGCTTATCTTCGCGCTCAAGCATCATATCAAGTTTCTTCTTAATATCATGCAGATATATAACGTCAGCCGCTGCGTAACTGAGTTGCTCGGAAGTAAGCACCTCTCTTCCCCAATCAGAGGATTGCTGCGCTTTGCTGATTTTGACCCCCAGAAGTTCGTAACACAGATCCTTGAGCCCATGATGGTTGGTGTAGGTTCTAACCAACCTTGACGCAATCTTTGTACAATAACAGGGTATCGCCCACATCCCAAAACAGTGACGTATCGCGGCCACGTCAAACCGGGCAAAATGGAATATTTTCATGATATCCTGATTTGAGATAATGCGCCGCAGATTAGGCGCGCTATAATCACCAGAAAACTTGACGAGATGCGCGTCTCCGTCGCCAGAAGACAGCTGCACCAAACACACTCTATCACGTCTACAAACAAGACCCATGGTCTCGGTATCTACGGCAATAATGCCACCCAGATCAAGACCGTCCGGCAAATCATTGCTATGCACGAACACAGCCATGCGTCACCCCGCTTTGAACAACAGGGCCTCACTCTAACACACGCTCCGAAAAAAACAATCCCTCTTAGGCTTCCTCGGCATAATTCCTGCGTTCTTCCGTTTTACCCGCACCACCGCATTCACCATCGGCAGACCACTTGTTATACCCAGGCCTAGCACCCTTGCTGTTGTTGCCGCTGCTATTCTTGGCGTCACTGTCGCTGGCCTTATTAACGCTACCAGAGCCCTTATTGTTGCTCTCTTCGTCATCGCTTGCGCATTCCTTGAGCACGTACCCCCTACCCCACACGGTCTCTATGTAATTTTTTCCGTTGTTCGCTACCTTAAGCTTTTTGCGTAGCTTGCACATGAAGACGTCTATAATTTTGTCATCGGACGGCTCGTCCAATTCTCTGTACAGGTGGGACAGGAACATTTCCTTTGTTAGCACGGTACCAAGGCGGGAGGACAGTAGCTCAATCATTCCGTACTCCTTCTTGGTAAGGTGGATAATCTCACCGTTACATTCGACACATTTGTGATCTAGATTAATGGAGATGTTGCCCACACGCACTATAGATTCTGGGTGCCCCCTAGTTCTGCGCACTATGGCCTTTATCCTGGCAAGCAGCTCACTTTTGTGGAAAGGCTTAGTAATGTAATCGTCAGCCCCGTAGTAGAGACCTTTAACCTTGTGCGCCACAGAAGATATGCAAGACAGTATCAGAACGGGAACCTTGATCCCAGACTCCCTAAGCTTCACTAGTATGTCATAACCATCCACCTTGCCGGGAAAGTGTATATCCAATATTACGACGTCGTAGTCGTCATTCTTGGGAATTATACTACCGTAACAGTCCTGAGCGGAGGCCATGGTCTCACAAAAATGCCCTTCTGAAGACAGAGAAGCCTCCACTGCCCTGGCACAAGCAACATCATCTTCTATCAACAGTATACGCATACCCACACCTCAAAAACCCAACGAACCTCGGGCACCAAAAAACCGCCCCGCACGATGCCCCAACTTCCCAAAGATTAACACATATACCATTATGCTAATCAAGCATAACTGCAAAAAATGTATAACATATTTCTGATGTGTTGCATATACAACACGGCAGTCTCCACAGCATACTTACAAGGGCGTCCCCGTTATAAGCCATGCAACCGGCTTTTCCAACCCGCAACACGAAGAACGCTGAGCATCCAGTACGCGTGTTAACACATTATTAATACAGGGCACAAAAGCTCTGTGCACCGTTACCACAAAGCCCTGGCGTACCATACCACGCGCCCAAGGACCTTAATATCTTCAACTGGGCACTCGTAGGATGAATACTTCTTATTATCACACACCACATGTAGCATGATGTTCTGGCCGTCCCGCACATATTCTAGCCTACGTATCAGAATCCCCACAGAGTCCCGTATAGCAAACACCCCCGCAGGATGAGCAATTTTATCCGACACATCTACTAACACAACGTCCTGCCCCACGAGTGTGGGGGACATACTGTCTCCCTTCACGTCGTAGAAGCGCAAACTC
This genomic window contains:
- the ctaD gene encoding cytochrome c oxidase subunit I, which encodes MYGEHTPSGLKRWLFSTNHKDIGTMYIIFSIVGGVIGGLLSLILRAQLAHIDVLHGNYQLYNVMVTGHALIMVFFMIMPALTGGFGNWFVPLLIGAPDMAFPRLNNLSFWMLVASLALLFCSVLIGDGPGTGWTLYPPLSYLSSHPDASVDMAILALHLAGISSIVGSINFIVTIFNMRAHGMTLLKMPLFVWTILLTSFMLIVSLPVLAGAITMLLTDRNFGTSFFNPSGGGDPILFQHLFWFFGHPEVYVIIFPAFGIISQIVSTFSHKAVFGYLGMVFALVGIATVGLVVWAHHMFTTGLSTEMITYYSVTTMLIGVLTGIKVFSWIATMWGGKIEFKTPMLFAIGFIFVFTVGGLTGIVVSHGGVDKVLHDTYYVVAHFHYVMSIAALFAAYAGFYYWVGKMSGKQYPELMGKIHFWLTFISTNIAFFPQHFLGLAGMPRRIPDYPDAFAPWNYVSSIGAGLSFLSALLFIAIAIYTLKRGKAAEANPWGGDTLEWTIPSPAPFHTFEEIPKLD
- the cyoE gene encoding heme o synthase, translating into MTATFIEASREKSPVALSSVGDYIQLLKPRIMCLVVFTAITGMLIAPGTIHPLIGLVSTVCVAIGAGAAGAFNMWYDSDIDAIMDRTKGRPIPAGKIRREQALECGMVLATLSVFVMAIAVNHVSALLLAGSIVSYAVVYTMLLKRRTPQNIVIGGIAGAFPPVIGWASVSGALSLESLSLFAIIFTWTPPHFWAIALLTSEEYKKANVPMLPVYCIHKTRAHILLYSIILAVVAATPGLFVKNPILYETLATGLSATFIAYAVAVFREKGQPSHRTCMGLFKYSIYYLFLLFATVIACGH
- a CDS encoding outer membrane protein assembly factor BamD, yielding MAPRTGFLCAVLVALSIFCVTPPVVAAPFTEEGVHKLYEDGLRLFHEGQYKKAVAVFDKIEALYPFSQMAIDGSLVAAVAHYELGNYAESASLAEGYIDSYPSSKSIDYAYYVRILAKYMQIPDLGLDQGIALEVRNLAYEFVRMFPNSRHLGEVSERLAAVKQHLAAREFMIGKFYLRRGGYIAAIKRFRSLISAYPDSAYTNEGLYRLMEAYTALGDHKSAAAYLSKLDESNIWRARAERLLGGEDHAQAGREGTSIEEEGDNQGESAVPTPSGNADVGEETVEDAQREESL
- the purD gene encoding phosphoribosylamine--glycine ligase, coding for MNVLVVGSGGREHALLDCLSCSPMLTRLFVAPGREAMADLATLVDVDVTNFIEVAQVCKREKIDLVVVGPELPLISGLSDALTDEGIFVFGPSRAASRLEASKGFTKELCARYNIPTAKHGYFMDIGSAKQFVKRSKLPLVVKADGPAQGKGVVICHTLEETYDALDAMLVQGKFGKAGEAVVVEEFLDGKEISFLTLIDGTNPVVLGAVQDYKPVYDGNKGPNTGGMGAYSTPGIITEEMEHLIVQRIIYPTIKAMFNMGIQFRGLLFAGIMIKKNEPKLLEYNVRFGDPETQAMLPRLDSDLLKLMSLAAKGRLGSEVVSLNRKSVVCVVVASKGYPGPYESGSVIGGLDEVARSSSVKVFHAGTKRVGNNWVSAGGRVLNIVAEADDLATAKHQAYAALDLLDWPGGMYRYDIGACE
- the yajC gene encoding preprotein translocase subunit YajC, with amino-acid sequence MLLFPSALFAATAAAPAPTAGLGASIAGFAPLVFIFLIFYFLVIRPQQKKLREHNKLLDSIKKGDKVIASGGLLGTVTKVDASNGHLHIEVATGVEVRVLKSSVSEVLNRDGTGKSAHVGKSQSTAKSW
- the glmS gene encoding glutamine--fructose-6-phosphate transaminase (isomerizing), with protein sequence MCGVLGVVSSCQAVPLLLCGLRQLEYRGYDSCGIAVLDRDIQVRRSCGKVATLSELVSSEGGALRGNVGIAHTRWATHGVPKVENAHPICVGKVAVVHNGVVENYPSIRERLEGSGSRFSTDTDTEVIPHLVESLLQAGLSPRHAVRKALEEIEGNFAVIFMLAGYNSLLATCRMLPIVVGQGPYANLVSSDEYVLSKYAQRICYLKDNHIAEISLNDVKIYNESDEALNYETILIRTPNTNTDKAPYDHFMLKEIHEQPGVIRNTINQFISCESVEFACDANLFKSLTHLTIVGSGSSYMAGLIAKYWLESIANIRVLLSIASEFRYHRMQISENDVFLFISQSGETADTLAALRHAKRQNGTVISLTNVPRNSMENISDIALKILAGPEVGVASTKTFSAQLAVLACFSLWLAKVRCVVAQSTYKQLFEALQCMAQHASEALVTSIEPVADLILHYNRVIIMGRGTCYGVALEAALKIRELSYIHTIGIASGELKHGSIALVDESLPVVAIAPYNETFTKNLVSIQEVSARKGMVVAFTDGKGARKLKHLCKAIVELPETNAFSLPIVYTIAAQLLAYRIAVKKGLDADQPRNLAKSVTVE
- the dnaN gene encoding DNA polymerase III subunit beta, which translates into the protein MVLMDTKVGGGLECSISREDLLQSLAYVSSVIERRNSIAVLSCVRLEAKDGVVELSSTDLDISIEARVNAGVVSDGVAVASAQLLYDIVRKLSGDCSVSFKMSNGRLLVECGNAKFFLHVVAPEKFPAIEGGEVDCGFDVQAPHLAELLNKTKFSMSVEESRYNLRGVYMHVAEDMLCCVATDGHRLSLAKINRPDGLQPNVGVIVPRKTVNELLKIISGGGDASQVVSVSISQRKICFRYRGYFMVSKVVDGVFPDYLSIIPQERGASVSMDACSLLSAVDRVSVVVFDKVKAIKLSFTRGKLTLSSASSDQGDAREELEVDYKGGEVTIGLNARYLIEVLGCMKGACEIVFQDGNAAVLIQDKEPGGSLHIIMPMRI
- a CDS encoding ribonuclease D: MAVFVHSNDLPDGLDLGGIIAVDTETMGLVCRRDRVCLVQLSSGDGDAHLVKFSGDYSAPNLRRIISNQDIMKIFHFARFDVAAIRHCFGMWAIPCYCTKIASRLVRTYTNHHGLKDLCYELLGVKISKAQQSSDWGREVLTSEQLSYAAADVIYLHDIKKKLDMMLEREDKQELAESCFKFIPARAELDLLGWDGVDIFSHQTQL
- a CDS encoding response regulator transcription factor; this translates as MRILLIEDDVACARAVEASLSSEGHFCETMASAQDCYGSIIPKNDDYDVVILDIHFPGKVDGYDILVKLRESGIKVPVLILSCISSVAHKVKGLYYGADDYITKPFHKSELLARIKAIVRRTRGHPESIVRVGNISINLDHKCVECNGEIIHLTKKEYGMIELLSSRLGTVLTKEMFLSHLYRELDEPSDDKIIDVFMCKLRKKLKVANNGKNYIETVWGRGYVLKECASDDEESNNKGSGSVNKASDSDAKNSSGNNSKGARPGYNKWSADGECGGAGKTEERRNYAEEA